Proteins encoded within one genomic window of Borrelia parkeri:
- the nusG gene encoding transcription termination/antitermination protein NusG — translation MSRAWYVLQTFSQYERKVEQEIKLLISEGVFGSNVLDVKAPIERVEEVKNGKKRIRERRIWPGYILIELDLPEQEWKSTVANIIKIPGVVNFVGTNKEQKPFPISDEEVKSVFMLAGEIKADKSIFILYDFEEGEKVRIKGGPFDSFEGVIGSIDYEKKKLKVAVQIFGRSTPVEVDFQHIEKV, via the coding sequence ATGTCCAGGGCCTGGTATGTGTTACAGACTTTTTCTCAGTATGAGAGAAAGGTAGAACAAGAGATAAAACTTTTGATCAGTGAGGGCGTTTTTGGTAGTAATGTTTTAGATGTTAAGGCCCCTATTGAAAGGGTAGAAGAGGTAAAAAACGGAAAAAAGCGGATACGGGAGAGAAGGATTTGGCCGGGTTATATTCTCATTGAGTTAGATCTGCCTGAACAGGAGTGGAAAAGCACTGTAGCTAATATTATTAAGATACCGGGTGTTGTCAATTTTGTTGGTACTAATAAAGAGCAAAAACCTTTTCCAATTAGTGATGAGGAAGTTAAGAGTGTTTTTATGCTTGCTGGAGAGATTAAGGCAGATAAATCTATTTTTATACTTTATGATTTTGAAGAAGGTGAGAAAGTTAGAATTAAAGGAGGTCCTTTTGATTCTTTTGAGGGTGTTATTGGATCTATCGACTATGAAAAAAAGAAATTGAAGGTTGCAGTTCAAATTTTTGGGAGATCAACTCCTGTTGAGGTTGATTTTCAGCATATAGAAAAAGTTTAA
- the secE gene encoding preprotein translocase subunit SecE, whose protein sequence is MFKFVKESVLELKKITWPKYGEVIGSGKQVFWLVVFISIFLGIVDYIMYLAITYVF, encoded by the coding sequence ATGTTTAAATTTGTTAAAGAGAGTGTTTTGGAACTTAAAAAAATAACATGGCCTAAGTATGGTGAAGTAATAGGCAGCGGAAAACAGGTTTTTTGGTTGGTTGTTTTTATTTCTATTTTTTTAGGTATAGTAGATTATATCATGTATCTTGCTATAACTTATGTATTTTAA
- the rpmG gene encoding 50S ribosomal protein L33, producing the protein MGKKKGKGAVELIALVCEETGIRNYTTTKNRRNKQEKLELMKYCPVLRKHTLHKEGKIK; encoded by the coding sequence ATGGGCAAGAAGAAAGGTAAAGGTGCTGTTGAGCTTATAGCTTTAGTATGTGAGGAAACAGGAATTAGAAATTATACGACTACTAAGAATAGGCGTAATAAACAAGAAAAATTAGAATTAATGAAGTATTGTCCAGTTCTCAGGAAGCATACTCTTCATAAAGAAGGTAAAATAAAATAA
- a CDS encoding tetratricopeptide repeat protein has translation MKLLIQAFGLMLVFSCCKIKQSEIQSLLGLLEESSKKGLDRFLIVDRIVDIHMRNKDYQDALRSVNQEIAHDESREYYPLYFYLMGNIYSSIKEDLVAFTYYRYVVDNFDDYIYENSSVKLDIAKRVINLNIEARHKIRYYKLLLDNHAESLTNADRGNYYYNLALSLENIQNYDEAYFYYNKLLSIPRSDLRIDSIDYSGVITKINYYNNPDFIIYRNLNDLIQDVKRYIFSGNTTKLLSIRDKHNFFIQSWDQRGGKSNSINTNSFLTTMIKLGSRRRNGIQFASSFEADSSDDISYLGSSGWEHIWEWYFVFKKISYPKDPEINNGWAWIGVYLGKK, from the coding sequence ATGAAGTTATTAATTCAAGCGTTTGGACTAATGCTGGTTTTTAGCTGTTGTAAGATTAAGCAGAGCGAAATTCAAAGTCTCTTAGGTCTTTTAGAAGAGTCAAGTAAAAAAGGTTTAGATAGATTTCTTATTGTTGATAGGATAGTCGATATTCATATGCGCAATAAAGATTATCAAGATGCTTTAAGGTCTGTAAATCAAGAAATTGCTCATGATGAGAGTAGAGAATATTATCCCTTATATTTTTATTTGATGGGTAATATATATTCTTCCATTAAGGAAGACTTAGTGGCGTTTACCTATTATAGATATGTTGTTGATAATTTTGATGATTACATTTATGAAAATAGCTCTGTAAAATTAGATATTGCAAAAAGAGTTATCAATTTAAATATTGAAGCTAGGCACAAAATACGTTATTATAAGCTATTGCTTGATAATCATGCAGAAAGTCTTACTAATGCAGATAGGGGTAATTATTATTACAATCTTGCTTTAAGTTTAGAGAATATTCAAAATTATGATGAGGCGTATTTTTATTATAATAAATTGCTTTCAATACCAAGGTCAGACTTAAGAATAGATTCAATAGACTATTCTGGTGTGATTACTAAGATTAATTATTATAATAATCCAGATTTTATAATTTATAGAAATTTAAATGACTTGATTCAAGATGTTAAAAGATATATTTTTTCTGGGAATACCACAAAATTATTGAGTATAAGGGATAAACATAATTTTTTTATTCAAAGTTGGGATCAAAGGGGTGGTAAAAGCAATTCAATTAATACAAACAGTTTTTTGACAACGATGATTAAGCTTGGAAGTAGGCGAAGGAATGGAATACAGTTTGCAAGTAGTTTTGAGGCCGATTCTAGTGATGATATATCTTATCTTGGATCTAGTGGTTGGGAGCACATTTGGGAATGGTATTTTGTCTTTAAAAAAATTTCTTATCCAAAAGATCCAGAAATTAATAATGGTTGGGCTTGGATAGGTGTTTATCTGGGGAAAAAGTAG
- a CDS encoding SH3 domain-containing protein: MNKKLIYILLLILFLSCFNKNNKYGVVLDSKNREKLPNGSLVKIEDANQEKQTVTINYNGIKFIVHKFTIEEFQTKKEAENFKLSIQPYVNKYAISKKDLLPLRTSPDSYRENIIYRISKEAILKIIHIGKETEAGSLKGKWLYVLTKDGYKGYVFDYALEVFDNITGTILTSPLDQVSQNDIINTFKNIKYLRPLYYEKMIAYNTYNTNLLREEYGLFFTPKNEIKINIPELSLHFKFDVVEEVKPNGFLFRSKTSEEDFILLTKETQNYYKSIIKVKEHNFESKFVIIEQNVEKIILESKKQNQNLINRLISYGTLINTQYGNIEFKSDQTFVWKVDKKIYNFPSSGTFEIIGLSPNLQISYKKAIKLMTKESKKYFCLLDYTDNALQLIFISPKNVKDDLIIIDDKDKIAVILFNNAQSNQDIIKKQSQKTI; encoded by the coding sequence ATGAATAAAAAATTAATTTATATCTTATTGCTAATATTATTTTTATCTTGTTTTAATAAAAACAACAAATATGGTGTTGTCCTAGACTCAAAAAATAGAGAAAAATTGCCAAATGGCTCACTTGTCAAAATAGAAGATGCTAATCAAGAGAAACAAACAGTAACAATAAACTATAATGGAATAAAATTTATCGTACATAAATTTACGATAGAAGAGTTTCAAACAAAAAAAGAAGCAGAAAATTTCAAGCTAAGTATTCAACCATACGTAAACAAATATGCCATAAGTAAAAAAGATCTCTTACCCTTAAGAACATCTCCAGACAGTTATAGAGAAAACATAATATATAGAATTTCGAAAGAAGCTATATTGAAAATTATACACATCGGGAAAGAAACAGAAGCAGGATCCCTTAAAGGAAAATGGCTATACGTCTTAACAAAAGATGGATATAAAGGTTATGTTTTTGATTATGCACTTGAGGTTTTCGATAATATTACAGGTACAATACTCACAAGTCCACTAGATCAAGTCTCACAGAATGACATAATCAATACATTTAAAAATATTAAATACTTAAGACCACTTTACTATGAAAAAATGATCGCCTATAACACTTATAACACTAACTTACTAAGAGAAGAGTATGGGTTGTTTTTTACTCCCAAAAATGAAATAAAAATCAATATACCTGAATTAAGCTTACATTTCAAATTCGATGTTGTTGAGGAAGTAAAACCTAATGGGTTTTTATTTAGATCTAAAACTTCAGAGGAAGATTTTATTCTCTTAACAAAAGAAACTCAAAATTACTACAAGTCAATCATAAAAGTTAAAGAACATAATTTTGAGTCAAAATTCGTTATTATTGAACAAAATGTCGAAAAAATTATCCTTGAATCAAAAAAACAAAATCAAAATCTAATAAATAGATTAATATCTTATGGAACATTAATAAATACACAATACGGAAATATTGAATTTAAGAGCGATCAAACTTTCGTTTGGAAAGTAGATAAAAAAATTTATAATTTTCCAAGTTCTGGAACATTTGAAATAATAGGGCTTAGTCCAAATTTACAAATTTCATATAAAAAAGCTATCAAATTAATGACTAAGGAAAGCAAAAAATATTTTTGTCTACTAGACTATACAGACAATGCCTTACAACTCATATTCATATCCCCTAAAAATGTTAAAGACGATTTAATAATAATTGATGACAAGGATAAAATTGCAGTTATACTGTTTAATAATGCTCAGTCTAATCAAGATATAATTAAAAAACAATCTCAGAAAACTATTTAA
- a CDS encoding ankyrin repeat domain-containing protein, whose protein sequence is MKIIFILLLTQFITFLNANENTKIIKELSKTIYNLSNKEYEIDKAKLDSFIESIDLNNTNILKELQKIKNDFLITSVYFQNIKGTLIALNLSAEINFQYKISPLSISIINNDFQTTKTLIDYGIKINQIDETEYPSIFWAIYLNNEKIFNLLKEKGADLSLALKNGKTPIQAAIEIENINLIELLLKKNAYIKDKYKKQIKNLKNKNIKNILKKYKII, encoded by the coding sequence ATGAAAATAATATTCATACTACTATTAACACAATTTATTACATTCTTAAATGCAAATGAAAACACAAAAATAATAAAAGAATTATCAAAAACAATTTATAATCTTAGCAATAAAGAATATGAAATAGATAAAGCAAAGCTAGACAGTTTTATAGAGTCAATAGACCTAAATAATACCAATATTTTAAAAGAGTTACAAAAAATAAAAAATGATTTTCTAATCACATCTGTATACTTCCAAAATATAAAAGGTACTTTAATAGCCCTAAATCTCTCAGCAGAAATAAATTTTCAATACAAAATATCTCCTCTATCAATTTCAATAATCAATAATGATTTTCAGACTACCAAAACATTAATAGACTACGGAATTAAAATCAACCAAATAGACGAAACAGAATATCCATCAATATTTTGGGCAATATACCTAAACAATGAAAAAATATTTAATCTTTTAAAAGAAAAAGGAGCCGACTTAAGCCTTGCTCTTAAAAATGGAAAAACACCTATACAAGCCGCAATAGAAATTGAAAATATTAATTTAATCGAGCTACTACTTAAAAAAAATGCTTATATTAAAGATAAATACAAAAAACAAATTAAGAATTTAAAAAACAAAAATATAAAAAACATCCTAAAAAAGTACAAAATAATATAA
- a CDS encoding dicarboxylate/amino acid:cation symporter: MNTKVKFSLIIPIGILLGLFFPSGAYNTLSHIFIRLAYLSLIPFLIFSIPLGIENIIENKKFRKLFGKTIYYGILVNIIGIIISIVVATIYLPQRIPILDKNIQNIYTFDQTVFLETFFPKNIFIIFTNNNPNLLSIYIVSIIIGASFYYAKQKGRIARELILSFSNLFYHANGIVVKLLHFGIIFITAAYTTNLKNFKNYQYYIDSIIFLSSWTIIIILIIIPMISYRLTKNFKLSYKNILISIQNIIFAGLTMDAYAPYSVLIEDIKNERINIKKSIITNIPIINFISKSGTIFISTISFFIILKSYSSLPISIYEISYMSTLAFLFIFAFPHIPNSLIYIITMLCSTYTKGIELSYSNIIPILPILTSLALMIDFTSNIAIIQIIDFNELKDT; this comes from the coding sequence ATGAATACAAAAGTAAAATTTTCTCTAATTATACCTATTGGAATACTGCTTGGATTATTTTTTCCTTCTGGGGCTTACAATACACTCTCACACATCTTCATAAGATTAGCCTATCTCTCCTTAATCCCTTTTTTAATATTCTCAATCCCACTTGGTATAGAAAATATTATTGAAAATAAAAAATTCAGAAAATTATTTGGAAAAACAATCTATTATGGAATCTTAGTTAATATTATAGGAATAATCATATCAATTGTAGTTGCAACAATATATTTACCACAAAGAATTCCAATATTAGATAAAAATATTCAAAATATATATACATTTGATCAAACAGTATTTCTTGAAACATTTTTCCCAAAAAATATTTTTATAATATTTACAAATAACAATCCAAATCTTTTAAGTATTTATATTGTATCAATAATTATTGGTGCTAGTTTTTATTATGCAAAACAAAAGGGAAGAATTGCTAGAGAACTTATTTTAAGCTTTTCAAATCTTTTTTATCATGCAAACGGGATAGTTGTTAAACTATTACACTTCGGGATTATTTTTATTACAGCAGCATATACTACTAACTTAAAAAATTTTAAAAATTATCAATACTACATAGATAGCATAATTTTTTTATCATCATGGACAATCATTATTATACTAATAATAATTCCAATGATTAGCTATAGATTAACCAAAAATTTTAAATTATCATATAAGAACATACTAATATCCATCCAAAATATAATATTTGCGGGTTTAACAATGGATGCTTATGCCCCTTATTCTGTTTTAATAGAAGATATTAAAAATGAAAGAATAAATATAAAAAAATCGATAATCACAAACATACCAATAATCAACTTTATCTCTAAATCTGGAACAATTTTTATTTCAACAATTTCATTTTTTATTATTTTAAAATCTTATTCTAGTTTGCCTATATCAATTTACGAAATAAGTTATATGAGCACATTGGCATTTCTTTTTATTTTCGCATTCCCACACATACCAAACAGTTTAATTTATATAATTACAATGCTATGCTCAACTTATACAAAAGGAATTGAACTGAGCTACTCTAACATAATTCCAATACTTCCAATTTTAACATCTCTAGCTTTAATGATCGATTTCACTTCCAATATTGCAATAATACAAATAATAGATTTCAATGAATTAAAAGATACCTAA
- the proS gene encoding proline--tRNA ligase codes for MGNFISSKEEEFSKWYLDIVQKAKLIDYSPVKGCMVIMPYGYAIWEQIKSILDNKFKETGHENAYFPLLIPYEFLEREREHVKGFSPELAVITTAGGEELAEPLVLRPTSETIIWNMYSKWIKSYRDLPVKINQWANIIRWEKRTRPFLRTTEFLWQEGHTAHETSGEALEETLFILNLYKRFIEDYLAIPVFCGQKTEREKFAGAVSTYTIEALMQDKKALQAGTSHYLGLNFAKAFDVKFQNKKGEMDYVFATSWGVSTRLIGALIMVHSDSKGLILPPKIAPIEIIIVPIFKRDDEVNKKILEYSTTIFNLLKEARFRVELDRDVKNSPGFRFAAVELKGIPIRIEVGSNDILMDCVTVARRDQDKNSKYQVSVKELPSKMRHELETMQCELFNRALEFRNLHTKEIIGFKEDDYDTFKTYINEHLGFVLSSWCGNEVCEESIKNDTKATIRCIPEDFQNRPLNNLTCIYCHTAAKHLVLFARSY; via the coding sequence ATGGGTAATTTTATTTCTTCAAAGGAAGAGGAATTTTCTAAGTGGTACTTAGATATAGTACAAAAGGCAAAACTTATTGATTATAGTCCTGTTAAAGGTTGTATGGTTATTATGCCTTATGGGTATGCTATTTGGGAGCAAATTAAGAGCATACTTGATAATAAATTTAAAGAGACAGGGCATGAGAATGCATATTTCCCATTGCTTATTCCTTATGAGTTTTTGGAGAGAGAAAGAGAACATGTTAAGGGATTCTCACCGGAACTTGCTGTTATAACAACTGCTGGTGGTGAAGAATTAGCAGAGCCTTTAGTTTTAAGACCCACTTCGGAGACAATTATTTGGAACATGTATAGCAAATGGATAAAATCTTATAGAGATTTGCCTGTTAAAATAAATCAATGGGCAAATATTATTCGTTGGGAAAAAAGAACAAGACCATTCCTTCGTACCACTGAATTTTTATGGCAAGAAGGTCATACTGCACATGAAACTTCTGGAGAAGCTTTGGAAGAGACTTTGTTTATTTTAAACCTTTATAAACGGTTTATTGAAGATTACTTAGCTATTCCTGTATTTTGTGGACAAAAGACAGAAAGAGAAAAATTTGCAGGTGCTGTGTCTACTTACACAATTGAAGCATTAATGCAAGATAAGAAAGCTTTACAAGCAGGAACATCTCATTATTTGGGATTAAATTTTGCCAAGGCTTTTGATGTTAAGTTTCAAAATAAGAAAGGTGAGATGGATTATGTTTTTGCTACTAGTTGGGGAGTTTCGACTAGGTTAATTGGGGCATTGATTATGGTTCATTCTGATAGTAAGGGTTTAATATTGCCACCAAAAATAGCACCAATTGAAATTATTATTGTTCCTATTTTTAAAAGAGATGATGAAGTTAATAAAAAAATTCTTGAGTATTCTACTACTATTTTTAATCTTTTAAAAGAAGCAAGGTTTAGAGTTGAGCTTGATAGAGATGTCAAAAATTCACCAGGATTTAGATTTGCTGCTGTGGAACTTAAAGGAATCCCAATACGAATTGAAGTAGGTTCTAATGATATTCTTATGGACTGTGTTACTGTTGCAAGAAGGGATCAAGATAAAAACTCTAAGTATCAAGTATCAGTTAAAGAGTTGCCATCGAAAATGAGACATGAGCTTGAAACTATGCAATGTGAATTATTTAATAGAGCATTAGAGTTTAGAAATTTGCATACCAAAGAAATTATTGGGTTTAAAGAGGATGACTATGATACTTTTAAGACTTATATCAATGAGCATTTAGGATTTGTACTCTCTTCATGGTGTGGAAATGAAGTATGTGAAGAGAGTATTAAAAATGATACAAAAGCTACAATACGATGCATTCCTGAAGATTTTCAAAATAGGCCTTTAAATAATCTAACTTGTATTTATTGCCATACAGCAGCCAAGCATCTTGTTTTATTTGCAAGATCTTATTAA
- a CDS encoding BAPKO_0422 family outer member beta-barrel protein has translation MKTLLKLIMIFLTSLSVATTINTSNLNKILNKQQTQFRSFGIGFGIGNPITNIIINFPYVDIDIGYGGFNGLHPNNFIPYIVFGTDILFKEEIYQSTMFTGGLGIGIDLSQIKPNEQNISNIKQENTQDKQEEFSIASSNNRLGIVLRLPIILEYSFLTNVVIGFKAITTIGGTMIFKPTSMEGIRFGFFGFGFIKIYI, from the coding sequence ATGAAGACACTATTAAAACTGATTATGATTTTTTTAACAAGTTTATCTGTTGCAACAACGATTAATACATCAAATCTTAATAAGATATTAAATAAGCAACAAACCCAATTTAGATCATTCGGAATAGGTTTTGGAATTGGTAACCCTATCACTAATATCATAATTAATTTCCCATATGTAGACATAGATATTGGATATGGAGGCTTTAATGGATTACATCCTAACAATTTCATACCTTATATTGTTTTTGGAACTGATATCCTATTTAAAGAAGAAATTTATCAGAGTACAATGTTCACCGGTGGGCTTGGAATAGGTATCGACTTGTCTCAAATAAAACCAAACGAACAAAATATTTCAAACATAAAACAAGAAAATACTCAAGACAAACAAGAAGAATTTTCAATAGCCTCATCTAACAATAGGTTAGGAATTGTGCTTAGACTTCCTATTATATTAGAATACAGTTTTTTGACAAATGTTGTAATAGGATTCAAAGCTATAACAACAATTGGCGGAACAATGATATTTAAACCCACATCAATGGAAGGAATAAGATTTGGATTTTTTGGTTTTGGATTCATAAAAATATACATTTAA
- a CDS encoding DUF3996 domain-containing protein, whose amino-acid sequence MKNNTQKIFILLLIFNLHHFAFSKSNNNYSIRCKQEDDGTTCITNDKPNLEEPKYTLEEPKYTLEEPKYTLEEPTTSLEEPKYTLEEPTTSLEEPKYTLEEPKYTLEEPTTSLEEPKPQIITNFHAMKREKNPYSFAAGIGTGNPLINLLISVPYVDIDFGYGSFLYFNPTNFKPYNLIAIDLIFKQQIGEYLIVGGGFGIGTDWSQANLTSLGTTEPSPYDRIGIVTRLPLSIEYKIIRNLSLGFKVYPTLGPTIFLTKPKIVFEGIRFKFFAIGFIRVFM is encoded by the coding sequence ATGAAAAACAATACTCAAAAAATATTTATATTATTGTTAATATTTAATTTACACCATTTTGCGTTCTCTAAATCTAATAATAATTATTCCATCAGATGCAAACAAGAAGATGACGGAACAACCTGCATCACAAATGATAAACCTAACCTTGAAGAGCCTAAATATACCCTTGAAGAACCTAAATATACCCTTGAAGAACCTAAATATACCCTTGAAGAACCTACAACTAGTCTTGAAGAACCTAAATATACCCTTGAAGAACCTACAACTAGTCTTGAAGAACCTAAATATACCCTTGAAGAACCTAAATATACCCTTGAAGAACCTACAACTAGTCTTGAAGAACCTAAACCACAAATCATTACAAATTTTCACGCAATGAAAAGGGAAAAAAATCCTTACTCATTTGCAGCGGGAATAGGAACTGGAAATCCTCTTATTAATCTTTTAATCTCAGTTCCATATGTAGACATAGATTTTGGATATGGTAGTTTCTTATACTTTAATCCTACAAATTTTAAACCTTACAATTTAATTGCCATCGATCTAATTTTTAAACAACAAATAGGAGAATATTTAATAGTTGGAGGAGGCTTTGGAATTGGAACAGATTGGTCACAAGCAAATTTAACTTCCCTTGGAACTACAGAACCTTCTCCTTATGATAGGATAGGAATAGTAACCAGATTACCTTTATCAATAGAATATAAAATTATAAGAAATTTATCATTAGGATTTAAAGTTTATCCTACACTTGGTCCAACAATATTTCTCACAAAACCAAAAATAGTATTTGAAGGAATAAGATTTAAATTCTTTGCAATCGGGTTTATTAGAGTTTTCATGTAA
- the manA gene encoding mannose-6-phosphate isomerase, class I — translation MRADNIFLMKNEIKEYDWGGTSFIPSLLGQKEDGLPKAEMWLGAHKTFSSKILVDGQYVSLCDFLENHKEFLGCESELSFLFKVLSAQKPLSIQIHPSKDIALKGFELENDKGIDINDSKRIYKDKNPKIELVYALSDFYALKGFLPLFEIKSIYKKLKLDFHFATHKEFIKIIFSLQKFEIENAISRVKKNLSFINNFRAYWFNEIYKIYGADIGLLVFLGMYIFKLSPGEVLYTESQEVHAYLQGDCLELMTNSDNVIRAGLTTKYIDKDEMLKVGRFEEGVFSLLKGKEIDGFNVFKLPDTNLSLFQRNINEEICLKKDGVMILLVMNGEIQINNGVCLKRGESVFIGNCGEKLLICGNGEIFIALSL, via the coding sequence ATGAGAGCTGATAATATATTTTTGATGAAAAATGAAATTAAGGAATATGATTGGGGTGGAACTAGTTTCATCCCTTCTCTTTTGGGACAAAAAGAAGATGGGTTGCCTAAAGCTGAGATGTGGCTTGGAGCACATAAGACATTTTCTAGTAAAATATTAGTTGATGGTCAGTACGTTTCTCTTTGTGATTTTTTGGAAAATCATAAAGAGTTTTTGGGATGTGAGAGTGAATTATCATTTTTATTTAAAGTTCTCTCAGCCCAAAAGCCTTTATCAATTCAAATACATCCTTCAAAAGATATTGCTTTAAAAGGCTTTGAACTTGAGAACGATAAGGGGATAGATATTAATGATTCTAAGCGAATTTATAAGGATAAAAATCCAAAGATAGAACTTGTTTATGCATTAAGTGATTTTTATGCTCTTAAGGGATTTCTTCCTCTTTTTGAAATCAAGAGTATATATAAAAAATTGAAATTAGATTTTCATTTTGCAACCCATAAAGAATTTATAAAAATTATATTTAGTTTGCAAAAGTTTGAAATTGAGAATGCCATTAGTCGAGTGAAAAAAAATTTAAGTTTCATAAATAATTTTAGGGCTTATTGGTTTAATGAAATTTATAAGATTTATGGGGCAGATATTGGTCTTTTGGTATTTTTAGGGATGTATATTTTTAAATTAAGTCCAGGTGAAGTGCTTTATACAGAGAGTCAAGAAGTTCATGCTTATCTTCAGGGTGATTGTCTTGAACTTATGACTAATTCTGACAATGTGATTAGGGCAGGTCTTACTACTAAATATATTGACAAAGATGAGATGCTTAAGGTTGGTAGATTTGAAGAGGGAGTATTTTCATTATTGAAGGGTAAGGAAATTGATGGTTTTAATGTATTTAAGCTTCCAGATACTAATTTAAGTTTATTTCAAAGAAATATAAATGAAGAGATCTGCCTTAAAAAGGATGGTGTAATGATATTGTTAGTTATGAATGGAGAAATTCAGATTAATAATGGGGTTTGCCTTAAGAGGGGCGAAAGCGTATTTATAGGAAATTGTGGTGAAAAATTATTAATATGTGGAAATGGAGAAATTTTTATTGCACTCTCTTTATAA